The DNA region GGAGCAAGCTAGTTCAGCGGCACATCGACGTAGATCCTGGGTGCTGTTTGTGTGACAGAGAACACGAAACGGTGGACCACATCTTTCTGCGGTGCAGCGAAGCTGAAGTTATCCGGTTTGGCACCAATTTTCCACTTCGTGTTTCTGGGTTTGCCTcgttcttggagttctgtgagGCAGTTTTTGCAGAGAATGATCCAGAGGTCCTTGCGTTGGTCCAGTCGGTGGTATATGCTATATGGGAGGCCTGAAATGGAGTTTGCTTTCAGCAGAAGAGGTTCACGGTTGAGATGGTGGTGCAACGAGCGGTGGATATGGCAGTCCCGCGCGAAGGAGGTCTCGcgtaattaattaaatttcaacTCACGCCTAGGATgttgtgtaagcgtgagaggaacctgAGCAAATGATTGAGGATTTGACAAGTGAAACAAGTTGGAACGTTCAAGATATGTTTAATTATGACACTCTAGTCAGTTTCAGCGATAGCATGAGTCATAAACCGCACCCGACTGAGGTTCGGCGTGTCTGAAAAAGGCTAATTCCGCTactagagcactgtttaagtTATATTTCAAATCGGTAGGAAAATAAGACCTTTAGGGTATTTTTCTGATGACGTGTGTTCTATTACAAATCTTGGTTTCACTTAATTTGGAAATATGTAGAGAGAGTTATCCCCCATGCAAACACATCATAAGCCTTCTTGAACAGTTTCAGAACCCAATTTTTCCCAGAACCttaatttcgctcaaaatcaatttcgcTCACCACATTTTAAAACTCACCACAGTATCTCAGTTTTGAACTTTCAAATAAGTTGGGGTTTCCTTCACGTTAAACTCAATCTCCATTATACTACAATTATAGAAGGTAAATTCAGacccttaccttctatgacaccggtacaaagcctcctAGACACTTTTCTTCTTGATTCTCGGCCTCCTTCCACTTGAATCAAGGTTCTTCCTTCAATCTACCAATCGTGTATAGTTTAAGGTGGGATTTGGTGTGGGTTTTGTGGAGGAAAAATGCGAGTAATTATGAAGGAATTGAGAGAGGAAGAAAAATCGCTACTTACTGTGCACAAAAGGAAAGGAAAACGAaaatgaaagagagagagagcagaacactttttttttttttagctgcTGCCCCATGCTTAAGTaaccatctaaacctaatttCTCAAGGGttaaactaaaaatcctaaaatctctcctagtccttgtctcCATTTTTATCCTATCTTTCACCCCCtaactctcttccatttcataaaacacacccGACATcacataaaatattttatttcattaaagtattattatatcGCCTAATAAACCACCAGCACCAGATCAACTACCTTTTTCtggaattaacattaaataaataataagataaattaagttaaaaccaagaaataaacaacttaaattatctaggtaaatcttagatgaTTAGgggaaattttttaaaattcgattttaagataaaataacacaacaaaAGAGAAGCTATCTAATGTAATGACAAgtgagatttttttatttatgagaatgacacatgaatttcttttttttatgagaattaagcTGAAAATGACACGTCAATAAATCAAactgatagaagttcttcttttcttaaTTGATATTGATTAGTGACTAATGTATTTCTATTTTTATGTCTTGTATCTAAAATAGATTGGAGAAGAGAGTGTAAATTTTGAATGTGGTGAGATGTGGTCCCGCAAAACATGGTTGAgtataattttcacttttaattaACTAAAGATGCTGAAATTGTAGAAACCACTAAATGCTTACATTATTtcctaaatccctaaatctaAGGAAACAAACATATAATCTCCTCTTTTAATGGTATTTTCGGTTTCACACTGAAATGGtgcagaatataacatttaactAACTAGATGATTTAAGTCTTAACTCCGAAGAAAACTTACATTGACGACGATCTCCTGGATTTACCGACAACATTCATTCTCCATCCAATGTTCTGCGACTAATGAACCCGCACTCTGCTGAATCGGTGATGCTAATCCAGCTTCCTCATGATCAATAGAAATTCTCTCCGAAAATTAGAATGCTGGAATGCCTCTCCTTCAAAATCATCCACCGCTTTAAGCCCTAATTCCAGTACTCAAGGTAACAAACTTCAAACCAAAATTGGAATCAATCATTGAATCTAATCCTTCAAAATTGGTAGCAAcatttcaatttttcaattcCTAACAGAACACCTGTTATCTGTTTGTGGAAATGTCTCACAGAGTACACTCCCGCAAGCACCACTCCCAGCGTCTCTCGTGAGTTCAGCCTCGCCGTGCATTCCGCCTCCTACGCCGAAACCCGCTCCCTGATCCAAGCTGCTCCGCCGCAAGGCCAAACGCGCCTCCTCCATCCCGATCGAGAGCTCGTCGAACAAGCGCTGATCCGCGACGAAAGCACCACTCACAGCGATCTCATCTCCAAATACTTCGACCACAGCGAAACCGCGtccgagctctgcctccacctTCACCAACACGCGGAACTCGCACGCGCCATGTACGCGCCTCTCCTTGATATTTTCGCTCTAATGGAACCTTCTTGCGATCGCGCGTTCATCCTCTTCCTCGAGTTCGACAATCGCGACAATCCTCTCCCTAATTCCCACACCTTCGGCGATATTCGCAGCGCCTTGTCGGTTCTCAAGACACAGCTTGACAAACGCTTCCTCAAATCCCGGTCCAGGGTCGGCCTTATCCGCCGCGTTGTCGCAGCGGCGCCCGTCTGCGTAGGAGGTGCCGCGTGCCTTCGGAACCCTGATGCAACTGAGAATAGGGAGCTGGCGGGGCTGGCGCAGCTTGATGCCACTGCCAAGTGCGCCTACGTGCTGAGCAACGATCTCGGCACAATCGACAGCCTTGTCGCCCGCCTCCGCGCTGCGGTGGAGGGCGACAAGGCTCTGGTTCGGCTGGGTTtggagagagggagggagaggTTCACCGTGCAGGAAGTACTCAAGCAGCTATCCAAGAGCCATGGGAGTTTTCTACAGCAGCTTGAGGACCTTGAGGAGCACATATGCCTCTGCTTTTACACTGTTAACAAAGCAAGATCATTCCTCCTTCAAGAGATATGCAATTGTCAAACTCTCTAGTTCGTCTTATTAGCTAACTatcctttctttttatttttcttggtctATGATCACTGATAGTTTATGATGTATGATCACTGCAAATATAACTaatgttgtcaagatcttgattttACTTATCATAGTAAATTAGTAATCCTCCAAATCACAATTCTTaattaatgatttaaattctgCATTATTCTTTCAAGTGTACCGTGCCCTTTACTAAAGATAAATTTCATGCACTACTTGTTATTCATGTTTGAAATTTGGGTTCTATGATGTGTGACATACACGTATGTCTAGTAATCAGTAGTTGTTGTGGAAAATTTTATTGCTCTGTTTATAATGCCAACGGTGCCATTTACTTACTTTTTGCTAAAAGTTTATGTCCAACCTAGTAGAATCCGAGTTCTTCtgtgtgatgatgatgatgctctgCAGTTACATACTTCTTCGtgtgttgttttaacttttgacAGCAGTTTGTTTTGTCCTACACATATATGGGTTGTAAATAGCGCGTGATCTTTGCGGCACTACTATGAATGAATGCTGAAAACCCATGATTTCCTTGTTCTCCTAGAAATAGAACATCAAACACATTTGATCTTTGTATGGTAGATGTAGGTTGAACGCTTTGGAGGCAGTAGCAATTTTCACAATAGAGCATGGCAGAGTAAGGCGGAGAGTAAACTTGCAAAGGAAACCCGATGCTCAAATTAGCTTCGAGATCAAAAACATAATCTCAAActcttaaatgaatatttaaACAGCAAAATGAGTAATGCTTATCTAAATGAACGATCAAACTTGTGTATTTGCTTGGTAAGACCTTGCCAAGGATTGGTTGTTTGTGGTTGAGTGGACGGTTCTTCATGTGAAGTTTCTGATGGTTGACCTTCATTTGTTGGCACTTCTTCGTCTTGATCAGATAGGTCTAGGTTTAAGAAATCTTTCTCCAAACGATAAGTGGCTTCAATTGATTAATCATCAAATTTAACATTGATTGATTCTTCAACCACTTGCGTTCTAGAGTTGAAAACTATATAAGCTTTAGAATTAGAAGAATAACCAAGGAGAATTCTTTTATCAAATTTGTTGTCAAACTTCCCAATGTTGTCATTTGTGTTGAGGATGAATCATTTACAACCaaagggatggaagtaagaTACTGTTGGACGTCTTCCACGccatagttcatatggagtcttCTTTAGCATGGGTTGCATTGATATTCTGTTATGACTGTAACAggcagtttcaatagcttcagcccataAGTATTTTGGAAGAGATGTTTCATTGAGTATGACACCCCCTTCCCCCTTCCTGAGTGACGTCAACTCAGAGAGTGGAAAgtcacagttttttttttccaactctTTTTAACTAACTTCCTTAAGTACATCAAACTCTCAAATCTCAACTCAACTTGTCATCGGGATAAAAGCGGAATATCAAAATCCttttttaaacttcaaaatcaaAGTAGACAATGTCTATCCTGAAACACTCTGAAACCTAGTTCTACATCATTGAGTCCTACTTGCCTAACCACCAACAGCTACCATGGCTTAATAGCTTCGGCAAACAACAACCACTCGATCTAAGCCCATCTCAATCTTTCACCTGAAAATGTTAACCACTGGAGGGAGTGAGCAACCAACAATATAAGAACATGAATATGTCAATAGCACTGACTCGAGTCACATGCCAGCCAAACACAATTAAAATTCTAGatatatcaatattattatatcataatatcATGACAGCATACCATCAAACACATACAATATGATGCAGCGTGATTGTTTACCACCTTGTCTCTCCTTTCCTTCAGTCAGACTTCTCCCCCATTGCGTCATGGGTTAAGAGGGTCCCTCGCCTGacctttttaatttatttaggtTACATATGTGTGTTTTAGGCCCGAAGCTTTTAGCTCCACACTCTTCGGAAGgtcgtctcgggaacatggacactccttacagtccactctttaccggacaatgatcgctcagtagcttTTCCGACAGACATACACGCTCAACTCTTGCCTTAAACTTCTTGCTAGCCCGACCTCAGGGATCCATGTCGTAAACTGACAACAGAGGTGTGTCGCCGTGTAAGTCCCGAAcctattcatctctgaacaaggccaccattggcgtctctgtattcccactctctcaAGTGGTAGTGACAACACCTTCCTACTCCTTATTGcttcttgtgttttcatatgcAATACATACGCCCCCTTATTTCTCTGTTATCATTCAAggatattcatacctaagatGAATTCCATACCCCTCAGACTCAGTCGTCACACCGGAGGGTTAGTACCTCAAAACCTGCAGAGGTACAAGGCACACCTTTTGGTGCTAGTCCCCGACTTTATTGTGGCTCATGATGCGTCCCAGTCCACATAATGTCCCACTCACGCCGACAACTAGTCCCAGGTACGTGGTAACTTTGAGCACTATCCTCGGGGGTCAATCTATGCATCCACTCTTACCTTTATTGAAATCTTTTTCAAACCAAACAATAACCAAAAGGGGTAAACCTATTCTTCAGGGTTTTATTAAATCTACCTAACTTTTCAAATGAGAATCTCCTGAAGACTACGACCATTATTTCAGAGGAAACCTTTTTGGATTATATAGGCGTCCATTCTTGTGTGCACAAACTATAATAATTCCCTCGGCTCAGGTTATCATTATGCCACACTTTCACTATCTCTTCCAAGGTCAAAGCCAAAGGCTTTATCACCTAAAGTACCACTATATCCCATAGTGTACTTATAATCCCCTTGTAATAAGTGCAACATTACAATCATGCACATCCAGTCCAAACAAATCAGACATCCATTTATTCATGCTTATCACAATCAATATTACTTTCAGGCAATTATCATATGGCATATCATTCAATAAGCATGTTATCATAACAATCATTTATTCAAGTCATGCATATATCAGACAATCAATTCAATCCGCACATAATCCAACCAAACATATAACCAAAGCAAGAACTAAAGCAACATTCAAGCCCTTATAATGAAGGTAAACTCAGTCCTCCGCTGACCTGGATATCCGATGCAATTGAATATAAGTTCGGAGATTCCTCGTTTTGGCGTCATTTCCTTCATGATGCCTAGTGACGATCTCTTTGATTAAGTTCTCGTACAACCATTCATTCGGCAACGATTTATGATGTTATAGCGCTACTCCTAGAGTGTCAACATGTTAACGCCCTTAATTATTGCTCTTACTTGTTCTACATGCATATGCACTTATTAACTGACTTCTCATTAATCATCTACTTTAGTTGGTTATCCTAAGGTTCTTCTAACTACTTCACATAGACACCTTATTCAAGTTCTCTTATTATTCTTAGTCATCTATGTTGAATTATGTTCTTAAAGACTTTAGTAAACTTCTGATTAACATAGTTAACTACACTTAGGTTAACTAGTTATTATATCCTAGTTCATTTGTCTTGTACTacactattttatttttattcctgATTATGGTCTACTTAAGTTACCATTTCCCTAATTTCTTTCTTACTTACTTCATTGTCTAACCACAACGTCATTAACACTTAGCTTAACCAATTAATCTCGCACTAACATTAGTCATTCACCTTATTTAATCACCTTATCTAATTCTTTTTCTACTATCATCTAATTATTTCATACTAATCTGATTTAACCTTACTTGATTATGGTCATCCACTAATTATCATCATTAACTTAATTAATTCTAATCAACCACTAATTAGCTATATTAATCCTAATTAATCAAGATTAGCTACACTTAACATGAGTAATTTTCCTTAATTAATCCTGTAATAATTCTAATTAAGCATATTACTAATCTCAACTTAATTATTTTCTACCAAATGCTATCATCATCTAATTACCTCACATTAATCTAATTTAGCCTCACTTGATCATGTTCTATTACTAATTACTACCAATAACTTAATTAAGTCTAATTAGTCACTAATTAGCCATATTATTTCTAATAAATTATGAATAGCAACAATTAGCATTTTTTTCTTCCTCATTATAAATCTGATTATGACCTTAACAACATTAAAACTATTCTAATTTATTAACTAACCATTTTCTCAATTAATCTACCATTACTAGTGTTTCTTATGACTTAAGAATGCAAGTTTCAAGACAACACTTATACTTAGGCTATCCTTTCCTACTTTCAGGTTCAGAATTACTCTGAGGCTACATGCAGCAGGTTCCTAGTGAGTTCAGCCCTACTCCCCTTGGTGATCACCAACTTCACGATCATCACCATGAAGGTGAGGAAGAGGAAAATCAAGTTTTCCATTCCAGTGATCTTCTCCTTCGTTTCTGTGCCCAGAAAGCTTCAAAAGTTACCCAGTAATGATTCTAATAGTTCAGAACCGAGTTTGTACAGTCCCAATGCCTTAGAGTTCTCAAAATATGcaaatttgaatttttgttaATCTAATTCGAAATTAGCTTACCCAGTGCCTAAAACTATGCTTTTCATGTCCTAAATGCTAAAAAATAGCTTAAGAATACATCCAGAAAGGCTAGAACGAACCAGAAATGAATTTCACGATTTTTCCGGCGAGAAGCATGCCAGAGACGGTGACCGGAGATGCGTTTTCCACGGGTTTTGAGCGAGGTGGTACAATGGGCAGATGAGTCTCGCTTCCAGAAAGAGAATGGTGGTGGTTTCGTGCAGTGGGTCGATCGGACGGAGGAGGAAATGGCATTTACTGGTCGCTCAAAGTCGCCGGAATCTGGGCAGTGTCGCCGGAGAAGTTGCAGCTTCTTGTTCTTCGCGATTTCTTACCCAGAACTTGTCTAATTTCGCCCAGAATTAATATATGATCTTCCAGAAACAAAATGGGACAGGTTTGGAGTGATTTGGATGAGAGGAAAAGGAGAATCGAAGATATGAAGTTTTGGAGCTTAAATCTTGAATTTGAGAAGGGCTAAGAGCTTCTCATTCTGCCTCTCACGTTTCTGAACCTAATACTAATGCCCTAGGACCTCAAGAGCTTCAGAATGCACGAATTTATAGTGCTGGAAGTGATTAGCAAGGAAATCAAGTTTATTTCCTTAAGCATGTTGCCTCaccaatgaagtttcatgcatGGTGATTAACATTCAGCTTATGGGATGTTCTGAAGCTCATTTATGAGCTGGCTATGTAATGATTAAGCTGCAGAAATTTTTGGCTTTACTTGGGCATAATGATGATGGTGAATAGTAATTTTACTATTCATTCCTATTTGTCATGATGACTATTTTGTTGGTTTGTGAAGGTAATGATGGTGGGGAATAAATGCTTGTTTAGATGTTAATGGTGAGGAAATGAGTTGTACGTGTGGCATAAGGGAGCTGGGATCCTCtcaagtgtaaaaaaacttgagagtgtcaagttttaccatctcaccattaacttttgtgtagataataaatgaaaaataaaataaaataaaattaatggtgagatgatgaaacttgacactctcaagtttttttacacatgagaggatccaaaccCGGCATAAGGCTTCAGAAGAAGGATTCCAATGATTTCCCATGATGTATGGTAAGGTACTATGCATCATAATGCATGGATGTGGAAATGCCATCTTTTATTGGCTTGAGAAGGTGATGATGATGTGAAGATGAattagtgatgatgatgatgatgatgcctTAGAGCTTGATGTACGTGAAACAAAGCTGAATAGGAAAAGCTTGGATGGTTCCATGTTGTATTATCATGCACATGTGACATCAAGTTATAATGCTTGACTATTGATGATGGTGTCATAGTCTTTGGATGCCATTTATATGTCATGGAGGTAATTAAATGGCTGGTCACATGAATAAATAAGGTGA from Lotus japonicus ecotype B-129 chromosome 2, LjGifu_v1.2 includes:
- the LOC130737957 gene encoding UPF0496 protein At3g19330-like: MINRNSLRKLECWNASPSKSSTALSPNSSTQEYTPASTTPSVSREFSLAVHSASYAETRSLIQAAPPQGQTRLLHPDRELVEQALIRDESTTHSDLISKYFDHSETASELCLHLHQHAELARAMYAPLLDIFALMEPSCDRAFILFLEFDNRDNPLPNSHTFGDIRSALSVLKTQLDKRFLKSRSRVGLIRRVVAAAPVCVGGAACLRNPDATENRELAGLAQLDATAKCAYVLSNDLGTIDSLVARLRAAVEGDKALVRLGLERGRERFTVQEVLKQLSKSHGSFLQQLEDLEEHICLCFYTVNKARSFLLQEICNCQTL